A single genomic interval of Rhea pennata isolate bPtePen1 chromosome 5, bPtePen1.pri, whole genome shotgun sequence harbors:
- the SYNE3 gene encoding nesprin-3 isoform X3: MTWLISTHAFKYLGRESGFQSKRLQDISTNCFSWGLTGPEWRKEDTRSLNSQFKHVSVSSNAMTQQPQDEFDSSVENAEAWMKAIQERLRINDNTKGPRSALEARLRETEKIRELEPEGSLKMDLILVKADAALRSVSEDKKHEVLSKLKDIKALWEETAIYITHCHSRIEWVWLHWSEYLKAQDEFYAWIHSMRVTLEPDIELQLGLKEKQWQLSHAQVLLNDVLNQSVLLERLLEEAASLFNRIGDPSVDEDAQKKMRVEYEGIKEEAQTRVKLLEKITKEHERYSANVNQFQLWLNGVTERLNDCVRETTKSSAKDKLKALQEIAKNIRSGGKKWKHLENQCADVIQNTSPLGAERMKDELEELRKALEKLKLLCNEEEDRLLKVLQSEGAYESQARQLEADVQEFRKGLQKLENNLDPGVGEKSEDEFVALWRKCNATRASLAAEESKVERLKAQLKELLRFSQDVQPHTESVVSAIQEYQSVRGKTSKMSADTEGQLRQLFQNPLQDFEQWKPSVKMLLDTPEPALAQIEAALAESSQLKDKLMTLQLKKDLLNNILGEEKAKSFLMEVAEASKEREILHKSLLQSKRKLQNLILQHKDFDAGFAPLQKKLSAIKAKVDLENEPQPDLLSKKTQLQRLQMLQDDLAELAIQMEEVEKLVQSNTTHRHEMNQLSSDSQALKRSLEMMIQQSEEHIQKYWAFSDKLSDLQQWIAITTEKLDSYQHADGEQSIEGRVADLKRLLAEFPDKEIQLHLVEAHGQLVMEKSSPEETAHIQAELNQLKESWSPLRDVANNLLKQWQLNRPVTDKKKKIAFVDSRQKSGIAFRPVGVDSSHKQERIGEWRNKSSHLKLLRDFEEWLQGENTKLTEILALQSSSVEEIKARYNKLEELQSHVPDGQRRFEDLLRLHPVIGSSEDLEDLRYRWMLYKSKLKESFSLPTPRSLEGPDRFRKQ, from the exons ATATCAACTCATGCCTTTAAATACCTGGGAAGAGAAAGTGGGTTCCAGAGCAAAAGACTCCAGGACATTTCAACTAATTGCTTCAGCTGGGGTCTGACTGGCCCAGAGTGGAGGAAGGAGGACACAAGAAGTCTCAACAGTCAGTTCAAACACGTATCAG tttcttcaaaTGCAATGACTCAGCAGCCACAGGATGAATTTGACAGTAGCGTGGAGAATGCAGAAGCTTGGATGAAGGCCATCCAAGAGAGGCTGAGGATCAATGACAACACCAAGGGACCTCGATCAGCCCTAGAAGCCAGACTGAGAGAGACTGAG AAAATACGCGAGCTGGAGCCAGAAGGCAGCTTGAAAATGGACTTGATTCTTGTGAAGGCAGATGCTGCTCTCCGCAGCGTCAGTGAGGATAAGAAACATGAGGTACTGTCTAAACTGAAAGACATTAAGGCCTTATGGGAAGAGACAGCCATATACATTACTCACTGCCACAG CCGTATTGAGTGGGTCTGGCTGCACTGGAGTGAGTACCTGAAAGCCCAAGATGAGTTTTACGCATGGATTCACAGTATGAGGGTGACCTTGGAGCCTGACATTGAGTTGCAGCTTGGCTTAAAGGAGAAGCAGTGGCAGCTGAGCCACGCTCAGGTTCTGCTGAACGACGTCTTAAATCAGTCAGTCCTGCTGGAAAGGCTGCTAGAGGAAGCTGCTTCCTTGTTCAACAGGATAGGTGACCCCAGCGTTGATGAAGATGCTCAGAAGAAGATGAGGGTGGAATATGAAGGAATCAAGGAAGAAGCTCAG ACCAGAGTGAAACTGCTTGAAAAGATAACCAAAGAACATGAGCGGTACAGCGCTAACGTCAACCAGTTTCAGTTGTGGCTGAATGGTGTGACAGAAAGATTAAATGACTGCGTTAGAGAAACAACCAAGTCTTCAGCAAAGGACAAGTTAAAGGCACTACAG GAAATTGCCAAAAACATTAGGAGTGGTGGAAAGAAGTGGAAGCATCTTGAAAATCAGTGTGCAGATGTGATTCAGAATACCTCCCCACTGGGAGCTGAGAGAATGAAGGATGAACTCGAAGAGCTGCGAAAAGCCTTGGAGAAGCTGAAACTACTGTGTAATGAGGAGGAGGATAGATTGCTCAAGGTCCTACAGTCAGAAGGTGCCTATGAGTCCCAAGCCAGACAGTTAGAAGCAGACGTCCAGGAATTCAGAAAAGGTCTACAGAAACTAGAAAACAACTTGGAccctggggtgggggagaagagTGAAGATGAGTTTGTAGCTCTGTGGAGAAAATGCAAT gcAACAAGAGCGTCTCTGGCTGCGGAAGAGTCCAAGGTTGAGAGGCTGAAAGCTCAGCTTAAGGAACTGCTACGTTTTTCCCAAGATGTACAGCCGCACACTGAGAGTGTTGTCTCTGCAATACAGGAGTATCAAAG TGTTAGAGGGAAGACATCTAAAATGAGCGCTGATACGGAAGGTCAACTGAGGCAGCTTTTTCAAAACCCTCTGCAAGATTTTGAACAGTGGAAGCCATCAGTCAAGATGCTCCTGGACACTCCAGAGCCAGCGCTGGCTCAGATTGAG gCTGCTCTAGCTGAAAGCTCCCAACTCAAAGATAAGTTGATGACATTACAGCTGAAGAAAGATTTGCTAAACAATATCCTTggtgaggaaaaagcaaagtcttttctgATGGAAGTAGCTGAAGCttcaaaggagagagaaattctACATAAAAGTCTGCTGCAAAGCAAGCGCAAGCTGCAG AATTTGATATTGCAACATAAGGACTTCGATGCTGGTTTTGCacctttgcagaagaaattatCTGCAATCAAGGCCAAAGTTGATCTAGAGAATGAACCACAGCCTGACCTGTTAAGTAAAAAGACACAACTCCAGAGACTCCAG atgCTCCAAGATGATTTGGCAGAGCTTGCAATTCAAATGGAAGAGGTAGAGAAGCTTGTTCAGTCAAATACCACACATAGACATGAAATGAACCAGCTTTCATCTGACTCTCAGGCCCTGAAGAGATCATTGGAG ATGATGATACAGCAGAGTGAGGAGCACATTCAGAAGTACTGGGCGTTTAGTGACAAACTCTCTGACCTCCAGCAGTGGATCGCAATAACCACCGAGAAACTAGACTCTTACCAGCATGCTGATGGGGAGCAGAGCATCGAGGGCAGGGTGGCAGACCTTAAG AGATTGCTAGCTGAGTTTCCAGATAAGGAGATCCAGCTGCACCTTGTGGAAGCTCATGGCCAGCTAGTCATGGAGAAATCTTCCCCAGAGGAGACTGCCCATATCCAGGCAGAGCTAAATCAACTGAAGGAGTCCTGGAGCCCACTCAGAGATGTGGCAAACAA CCTTCTCAAACAATGGCAGTTAAATAGACCAGTGACTgataagaagaagaaaatagcttttgtgGACAGCAGACAAAAGTCTGGAATAGCCTTCCGTCCTGTGGGTGTAGATTCCAGTCACAAGCAG GAAAGGATAGGAGAATGGCGAAATAAGAGCAGCCACCTTAAGCTCTTACGTGACTTTGAAGAGTGGTTACAAGGAGAAAACACCAAACTGACCGAAATTCTTGCTCTGCAGTCATCTTCTGTGGAGGAAATTAAGGCTCGATACAACAAGCTGGAG gagctccagTCTCATGTTCCTGATGGTCAGCGTCGCTTTGAAGACCTTCTTCGTCTTCATCCTGTTATTGGAAGCTCTGAAGATCTGGAGGACTTGCGTTACCGATGGATGCTCTACAAATCTAAACTGAAAGAGTCCTTCAGTTTGCCG actCCTAGGTCTTTGGAAGGACCAGACAGATTCAGAAAG CAGTAG
- the SYNE3 gene encoding nesprin-3 isoform X2 — protein sequence MTWLISTHAFKYLGRESGFQSKRLQDISTNCFSWGLTGPEWRKEDTRSLNSQFKHVSVSSNAMTQQPQDEFDSSVENAEAWMKAIQERLRINDNTKGPRSALEARLRETEKIRELEPEGSLKMDLILVKADAALRSVSEDKKHEVLSKLKDIKALWEETAIYITHCHSRIEWVWLHWSEYLKAQDEFYAWIHSMRVTLEPDIELQLGLKEKQWQLSHAQVLLNDVLNQSVLLERLLEEAASLFNRIGDPSVDEDAQKKMRVEYEGIKEEAQTRVKLLEKITKEHERYSANVNQFQLWLNGVTERLNDCVRETTKSSAKDKLKALQEIAKNIRSGGKKWKHLENQCADVIQNTSPLGAERMKDELEELRKALEKLKLLCNEEEDRLLKVLQSEGAYESQARQLEADVQEFRKGLQKLENNLDPGVGEKSEDEFVALWRKCNATRASLAAEESKVERLKAQLKELLRFSQDVQPHTESVVSAIQEYQSVRGKTSKMSADTEGQLRQLFQNPLQDFEQWKPSVKMLLDTPEPALAQIEAALAESSQLKDKLMTLQLKKDLLNNILGEEKAKSFLMEVAEASKEREILHKSLLQSKRKLQNLILQHKDFDAGFAPLQKKLSAIKAKVDLENEPQPDLLSKKTQLQRLQMLQDDLAELAIQMEEVEKLVQSNTTHRHEMNQLSSDSQALKRSLEMMIQQSEEHIQKYWAFSDKLSDLQQWIAITTEKLDSYQHADGEQSIEGRVADLKRLLAEFPDKEIQLHLVEAHGQLVMEKSSPEETAHIQAELNQLKESWSPLRDVANNLLKQWQLNRPVTDKKKKIAFVDSRQKSGIAFRPVGVDSSHKQERIGEWRNKSSHLKLLRDFEEWLQGENTKLTEILALQSSSVEEIKARYNKLEELQSHVPDGQRRFEDLLRLHPVIGSSEDLEDLRYRWMLYKSKLKESFSLPTPRSLEGPDRFRKNQKRRQNFRCFGLILLSAV from the exons ATATCAACTCATGCCTTTAAATACCTGGGAAGAGAAAGTGGGTTCCAGAGCAAAAGACTCCAGGACATTTCAACTAATTGCTTCAGCTGGGGTCTGACTGGCCCAGAGTGGAGGAAGGAGGACACAAGAAGTCTCAACAGTCAGTTCAAACACGTATCAG tttcttcaaaTGCAATGACTCAGCAGCCACAGGATGAATTTGACAGTAGCGTGGAGAATGCAGAAGCTTGGATGAAGGCCATCCAAGAGAGGCTGAGGATCAATGACAACACCAAGGGACCTCGATCAGCCCTAGAAGCCAGACTGAGAGAGACTGAG AAAATACGCGAGCTGGAGCCAGAAGGCAGCTTGAAAATGGACTTGATTCTTGTGAAGGCAGATGCTGCTCTCCGCAGCGTCAGTGAGGATAAGAAACATGAGGTACTGTCTAAACTGAAAGACATTAAGGCCTTATGGGAAGAGACAGCCATATACATTACTCACTGCCACAG CCGTATTGAGTGGGTCTGGCTGCACTGGAGTGAGTACCTGAAAGCCCAAGATGAGTTTTACGCATGGATTCACAGTATGAGGGTGACCTTGGAGCCTGACATTGAGTTGCAGCTTGGCTTAAAGGAGAAGCAGTGGCAGCTGAGCCACGCTCAGGTTCTGCTGAACGACGTCTTAAATCAGTCAGTCCTGCTGGAAAGGCTGCTAGAGGAAGCTGCTTCCTTGTTCAACAGGATAGGTGACCCCAGCGTTGATGAAGATGCTCAGAAGAAGATGAGGGTGGAATATGAAGGAATCAAGGAAGAAGCTCAG ACCAGAGTGAAACTGCTTGAAAAGATAACCAAAGAACATGAGCGGTACAGCGCTAACGTCAACCAGTTTCAGTTGTGGCTGAATGGTGTGACAGAAAGATTAAATGACTGCGTTAGAGAAACAACCAAGTCTTCAGCAAAGGACAAGTTAAAGGCACTACAG GAAATTGCCAAAAACATTAGGAGTGGTGGAAAGAAGTGGAAGCATCTTGAAAATCAGTGTGCAGATGTGATTCAGAATACCTCCCCACTGGGAGCTGAGAGAATGAAGGATGAACTCGAAGAGCTGCGAAAAGCCTTGGAGAAGCTGAAACTACTGTGTAATGAGGAGGAGGATAGATTGCTCAAGGTCCTACAGTCAGAAGGTGCCTATGAGTCCCAAGCCAGACAGTTAGAAGCAGACGTCCAGGAATTCAGAAAAGGTCTACAGAAACTAGAAAACAACTTGGAccctggggtgggggagaagagTGAAGATGAGTTTGTAGCTCTGTGGAGAAAATGCAAT gcAACAAGAGCGTCTCTGGCTGCGGAAGAGTCCAAGGTTGAGAGGCTGAAAGCTCAGCTTAAGGAACTGCTACGTTTTTCCCAAGATGTACAGCCGCACACTGAGAGTGTTGTCTCTGCAATACAGGAGTATCAAAG TGTTAGAGGGAAGACATCTAAAATGAGCGCTGATACGGAAGGTCAACTGAGGCAGCTTTTTCAAAACCCTCTGCAAGATTTTGAACAGTGGAAGCCATCAGTCAAGATGCTCCTGGACACTCCAGAGCCAGCGCTGGCTCAGATTGAG gCTGCTCTAGCTGAAAGCTCCCAACTCAAAGATAAGTTGATGACATTACAGCTGAAGAAAGATTTGCTAAACAATATCCTTggtgaggaaaaagcaaagtcttttctgATGGAAGTAGCTGAAGCttcaaaggagagagaaattctACATAAAAGTCTGCTGCAAAGCAAGCGCAAGCTGCAG AATTTGATATTGCAACATAAGGACTTCGATGCTGGTTTTGCacctttgcagaagaaattatCTGCAATCAAGGCCAAAGTTGATCTAGAGAATGAACCACAGCCTGACCTGTTAAGTAAAAAGACACAACTCCAGAGACTCCAG atgCTCCAAGATGATTTGGCAGAGCTTGCAATTCAAATGGAAGAGGTAGAGAAGCTTGTTCAGTCAAATACCACACATAGACATGAAATGAACCAGCTTTCATCTGACTCTCAGGCCCTGAAGAGATCATTGGAG ATGATGATACAGCAGAGTGAGGAGCACATTCAGAAGTACTGGGCGTTTAGTGACAAACTCTCTGACCTCCAGCAGTGGATCGCAATAACCACCGAGAAACTAGACTCTTACCAGCATGCTGATGGGGAGCAGAGCATCGAGGGCAGGGTGGCAGACCTTAAG AGATTGCTAGCTGAGTTTCCAGATAAGGAGATCCAGCTGCACCTTGTGGAAGCTCATGGCCAGCTAGTCATGGAGAAATCTTCCCCAGAGGAGACTGCCCATATCCAGGCAGAGCTAAATCAACTGAAGGAGTCCTGGAGCCCACTCAGAGATGTGGCAAACAA CCTTCTCAAACAATGGCAGTTAAATAGACCAGTGACTgataagaagaagaaaatagcttttgtgGACAGCAGACAAAAGTCTGGAATAGCCTTCCGTCCTGTGGGTGTAGATTCCAGTCACAAGCAG GAAAGGATAGGAGAATGGCGAAATAAGAGCAGCCACCTTAAGCTCTTACGTGACTTTGAAGAGTGGTTACAAGGAGAAAACACCAAACTGACCGAAATTCTTGCTCTGCAGTCATCTTCTGTGGAGGAAATTAAGGCTCGATACAACAAGCTGGAG gagctccagTCTCATGTTCCTGATGGTCAGCGTCGCTTTGAAGACCTTCTTCGTCTTCATCCTGTTATTGGAAGCTCTGAAGATCTGGAGGACTTGCGTTACCGATGGATGCTCTACAAATCTAAACTGAAAGAGTCCTTCAGTTTGCCG actCCTAGGTCTTTGGAAGGACCAGACAGATTCAGAAAG AATCAGAAGAGGAGACaaaatttcagatgttttggACTGatcttgctttctgcagtaTGA
- the SYNE3 gene encoding nesprin-3 isoform X5 — MTQQPQDEFDSSVENAEAWMKAIQERLRINDNTKGPRSALEARLRETEKIRELEPEGSLKMDLILVKADAALRSVSEDKKHEVLSKLKDIKALWEETAIYITHCHSRIEWVWLHWSEYLKAQDEFYAWIHSMRVTLEPDIELQLGLKEKQWQLSHAQVLLNDVLNQSVLLERLLEEAASLFNRIGDPSVDEDAQKKMRVEYEGIKEEAQTRVKLLEKITKEHERYSANVNQFQLWLNGVTERLNDCVRETTKSSAKDKLKALQEIAKNIRSGGKKWKHLENQCADVIQNTSPLGAERMKDELEELRKALEKLKLLCNEEEDRLLKVLQSEGAYESQARQLEADVQEFRKGLQKLENNLDPGVGEKSEDEFVALWRKCNATRASLAAEESKVERLKAQLKELLRFSQDVQPHTESVVSAIQEYQSVRGKTSKMSADTEGQLRQLFQNPLQDFEQWKPSVKMLLDTPEPALAQIEAALAESSQLKDKLMTLQLKKDLLNNILGEEKAKSFLMEVAEASKEREILHKSLLQSKRKLQNLILQHKDFDAGFAPLQKKLSAIKAKVDLENEPQPDLLSKKTQLQRLQMLQDDLAELAIQMEEVEKLVQSNTTHRHEMNQLSSDSQALKRSLEMMIQQSEEHIQKYWAFSDKLSDLQQWIAITTEKLDSYQHADGEQSIEGRVADLKRLLAEFPDKEIQLHLVEAHGQLVMEKSSPEETAHIQAELNQLKESWSPLRDVANNLLKQWQLNRPVTDKKKKIAFVDSRQKSGIAFRPVGVDSSHKQERIGEWRNKSSHLKLLRDFEEWLQGENTKLTEILALQSSSVEEIKARYNKLEELQSHVPDGQRRFEDLLRLHPVIGSSEDLEDLRYRWMLYKSKLKESFSLPTPRSLEGPDRFRKKHSGGVCAFLRRVCWAALPLQLLLLLLLLLAFLLPVIEETHSCKLANNFARSFNLMLRYEGPPPT, encoded by the exons ATGACTCAGCAGCCACAGGATGAATTTGACAGTAGCGTGGAGAATGCAGAAGCTTGGATGAAGGCCATCCAAGAGAGGCTGAGGATCAATGACAACACCAAGGGACCTCGATCAGCCCTAGAAGCCAGACTGAGAGAGACTGAG AAAATACGCGAGCTGGAGCCAGAAGGCAGCTTGAAAATGGACTTGATTCTTGTGAAGGCAGATGCTGCTCTCCGCAGCGTCAGTGAGGATAAGAAACATGAGGTACTGTCTAAACTGAAAGACATTAAGGCCTTATGGGAAGAGACAGCCATATACATTACTCACTGCCACAG CCGTATTGAGTGGGTCTGGCTGCACTGGAGTGAGTACCTGAAAGCCCAAGATGAGTTTTACGCATGGATTCACAGTATGAGGGTGACCTTGGAGCCTGACATTGAGTTGCAGCTTGGCTTAAAGGAGAAGCAGTGGCAGCTGAGCCACGCTCAGGTTCTGCTGAACGACGTCTTAAATCAGTCAGTCCTGCTGGAAAGGCTGCTAGAGGAAGCTGCTTCCTTGTTCAACAGGATAGGTGACCCCAGCGTTGATGAAGATGCTCAGAAGAAGATGAGGGTGGAATATGAAGGAATCAAGGAAGAAGCTCAG ACCAGAGTGAAACTGCTTGAAAAGATAACCAAAGAACATGAGCGGTACAGCGCTAACGTCAACCAGTTTCAGTTGTGGCTGAATGGTGTGACAGAAAGATTAAATGACTGCGTTAGAGAAACAACCAAGTCTTCAGCAAAGGACAAGTTAAAGGCACTACAG GAAATTGCCAAAAACATTAGGAGTGGTGGAAAGAAGTGGAAGCATCTTGAAAATCAGTGTGCAGATGTGATTCAGAATACCTCCCCACTGGGAGCTGAGAGAATGAAGGATGAACTCGAAGAGCTGCGAAAAGCCTTGGAGAAGCTGAAACTACTGTGTAATGAGGAGGAGGATAGATTGCTCAAGGTCCTACAGTCAGAAGGTGCCTATGAGTCCCAAGCCAGACAGTTAGAAGCAGACGTCCAGGAATTCAGAAAAGGTCTACAGAAACTAGAAAACAACTTGGAccctggggtgggggagaagagTGAAGATGAGTTTGTAGCTCTGTGGAGAAAATGCAAT gcAACAAGAGCGTCTCTGGCTGCGGAAGAGTCCAAGGTTGAGAGGCTGAAAGCTCAGCTTAAGGAACTGCTACGTTTTTCCCAAGATGTACAGCCGCACACTGAGAGTGTTGTCTCTGCAATACAGGAGTATCAAAG TGTTAGAGGGAAGACATCTAAAATGAGCGCTGATACGGAAGGTCAACTGAGGCAGCTTTTTCAAAACCCTCTGCAAGATTTTGAACAGTGGAAGCCATCAGTCAAGATGCTCCTGGACACTCCAGAGCCAGCGCTGGCTCAGATTGAG gCTGCTCTAGCTGAAAGCTCCCAACTCAAAGATAAGTTGATGACATTACAGCTGAAGAAAGATTTGCTAAACAATATCCTTggtgaggaaaaagcaaagtcttttctgATGGAAGTAGCTGAAGCttcaaaggagagagaaattctACATAAAAGTCTGCTGCAAAGCAAGCGCAAGCTGCAG AATTTGATATTGCAACATAAGGACTTCGATGCTGGTTTTGCacctttgcagaagaaattatCTGCAATCAAGGCCAAAGTTGATCTAGAGAATGAACCACAGCCTGACCTGTTAAGTAAAAAGACACAACTCCAGAGACTCCAG atgCTCCAAGATGATTTGGCAGAGCTTGCAATTCAAATGGAAGAGGTAGAGAAGCTTGTTCAGTCAAATACCACACATAGACATGAAATGAACCAGCTTTCATCTGACTCTCAGGCCCTGAAGAGATCATTGGAG ATGATGATACAGCAGAGTGAGGAGCACATTCAGAAGTACTGGGCGTTTAGTGACAAACTCTCTGACCTCCAGCAGTGGATCGCAATAACCACCGAGAAACTAGACTCTTACCAGCATGCTGATGGGGAGCAGAGCATCGAGGGCAGGGTGGCAGACCTTAAG AGATTGCTAGCTGAGTTTCCAGATAAGGAGATCCAGCTGCACCTTGTGGAAGCTCATGGCCAGCTAGTCATGGAGAAATCTTCCCCAGAGGAGACTGCCCATATCCAGGCAGAGCTAAATCAACTGAAGGAGTCCTGGAGCCCACTCAGAGATGTGGCAAACAA CCTTCTCAAACAATGGCAGTTAAATAGACCAGTGACTgataagaagaagaaaatagcttttgtgGACAGCAGACAAAAGTCTGGAATAGCCTTCCGTCCTGTGGGTGTAGATTCCAGTCACAAGCAG GAAAGGATAGGAGAATGGCGAAATAAGAGCAGCCACCTTAAGCTCTTACGTGACTTTGAAGAGTGGTTACAAGGAGAAAACACCAAACTGACCGAAATTCTTGCTCTGCAGTCATCTTCTGTGGAGGAAATTAAGGCTCGATACAACAAGCTGGAG gagctccagTCTCATGTTCCTGATGGTCAGCGTCGCTTTGAAGACCTTCTTCGTCTTCATCCTGTTATTGGAAGCTCTGAAGATCTGGAGGACTTGCGTTACCGATGGATGCTCTACAAATCTAAACTGAAAGAGTCCTTCAGTTTGCCG actCCTAGGTCTTTGGAAGGACCAGACAGATTCAGAAAG